The Leadbettera azotonutricia ZAS-9 genome has a window encoding:
- a CDS encoding response regulator — translation MNVLVVDDSKFMRNIVKSYFSEIGMPCHYFEAVNGLEALKILQSTRMDLVLLDWNMPAMTGISFLKKVRAIESLKNLPIIMVTSEGAKANVIEAFKSGVSDYILKPIDGRIFKEKIKEIFG, via the coding sequence ATGAATGTGTTGGTTGTTGATGATTCCAAATTTATGAGAAACATAGTTAAAAGCTATTTCTCCGAGATCGGTATGCCCTGTCATTATTTTGAAGCCGTGAACGGTCTGGAAGCCCTGAAAATATTGCAGTCAACACGTATGGATCTGGTTCTGCTTGACTGGAATATGCCCGCCATGACGGGAATTAGTTTTTTAAAAAAAGTGCGGGCCATAGAATCGTTAAAAAATCTGCCTATTATCATGGTTACCAGCGAAGGGGCCAAGGCCAATGTAATAGAAGCCTTTAAAAGCGGAGTCAGTGATTATATATTGAAGCCCATTGACGGACGCATATTCAAGGAAAAAATCAAGGAGATATTCGGTTGA
- a CDS encoding UPF0175 family protein → MAGHVATAQIEQESKKITIGVAARYAGMNRCEFEQYLAQYNVPCSLLEYDDVIADLEKMKGIAVPAR, encoded by the coding sequence CTGGCAGGCCATGTTGCCACTGCGCAGATAGAGCAGGAGTCCAAGAAAATCACTATTGGTGTAGCTGCCCGGTATGCCGGGATGAACCGCTGTGAGTTTGAACAGTATCTTGCCCAATACAATGTCCCCTGCTCTCTTCTTGAATACGATGATGTAATAGCCGACCTCGAAAAAATGAAAGGCATCGCTGTTCCGGCGAGGTAG
- a CDS encoding FIST C-terminal domain-containing protein, translated as MIKMLTAYCTEIDDVDGAITDILSQIDTTKLLANSVGLLSCHYEFIDSGVVAALQERLPFDILGYTTMASAARGQYSVYSLAFTVLTSDDVSFSTAVSRPLSEFDYKNPIRDAYGEALSKLKMKPAFIISYLPFVSTLSGAVTLECFDKVAKGIPIWGTVACNYTGAPEKCQILYKGKGEQHALAMLLLSGHIKPNFFTASLPARSVRTYKALITESEGCILKKVNGIRLRDYFAASGFSEGAEIGTIPLMVDYGDGNAVALAIYRFNEDGSAIMGGKVPEGASVSIGLINREGIMETTQKTLEQILSGVSSQGLLMCPCEGRYQLMAGDDEIKLIIEKMGDKLPYALGYSGGELCPSLDREGIYHNRLHNYSLIICSF; from the coding sequence ATGATAAAAATGTTGACCGCTTATTGCACGGAAATCGACGATGTAGATGGGGCAATCACGGACATACTCTCCCAGATTGACACAACAAAACTCCTGGCTAATTCAGTCGGGCTTTTATCCTGCCATTATGAATTTATCGACAGCGGGGTTGTAGCTGCGCTTCAAGAGAGGCTGCCTTTCGACATATTGGGTTATACCACTATGGCCAGCGCCGCCAGGGGTCAGTACAGCGTATACAGTCTGGCCTTTACGGTTTTAACCAGCGATGATGTTTCTTTTTCAACGGCCGTGTCCCGCCCCCTGTCCGAATTTGACTATAAAAATCCTATACGCGACGCCTATGGGGAAGCATTAAGCAAATTAAAAATGAAACCTGCCTTTATTATCAGCTATTTGCCTTTTGTTTCAACACTAAGCGGCGCTGTCACGCTTGAGTGTTTTGACAAGGTCGCCAAAGGTATTCCCATTTGGGGGACTGTCGCCTGCAATTATACCGGGGCCCCCGAAAAATGCCAGATACTGTACAAAGGAAAGGGCGAGCAGCACGCCCTTGCGATGCTGCTCTTGAGCGGCCATATTAAACCGAATTTTTTCACCGCATCCCTTCCGGCCCGCAGCGTGCGGACCTATAAGGCCCTTATCACCGAATCAGAGGGCTGTATTTTAAAAAAAGTTAACGGCATCCGCTTGCGGGACTATTTTGCCGCGTCGGGTTTTTCCGAGGGAGCGGAAATCGGGACTATTCCCCTGATGGTGGATTACGGCGACGGCAATGCCGTTGCCCTGGCTATTTACCGGTTTAACGAAGACGGCAGTGCGATCATGGGCGGAAAGGTACCCGAGGGGGCTTCTGTCTCAATCGGCCTCATCAACCGGGAGGGCATCATGGAGACTACCCAAAAAACCCTTGAGCAGATTCTCTCCGGCGTTTCATCCCAGGGGCTTTTAATGTGCCCCTGCGAAGGCCGTTATCAGCTTATGGCTGGGGACGACGAAATCAAGCTGATCATTGAAAAAATGGGAGACAAGCTGCCCTATGCCCTGGGTTATTCAGGCGGAGAACTATGTCCTTCATTGGACAGGGAAGGAATATACCATAACCGTCTGCACAACTATTCGTTGATAATTTGCTCTTTTTGA
- a CDS encoding chemotaxis protein CheX, with the protein MELNIESYLNPFISVCVEVFDKQCGIAISSGRPYIVKKDFVGEWDISGLIGFTGEARGAVVISMKKECALHMVDKLTGARHGDFDEEVVDVIGEIINIIAGRAKHRLEEEFSLVISLPSIIEGSKHIIHWPGESPRIICIPFKLSSDENFVLSVTLEKT; encoded by the coding sequence ATGGAATTAAACATAGAATCGTATTTAAATCCTTTTATCAGTGTTTGCGTTGAGGTGTTCGACAAGCAATGCGGTATTGCCATAAGTTCCGGGCGGCCGTATATCGTAAAAAAGGATTTTGTCGGGGAATGGGACATTTCCGGGCTTATTGGGTTTACCGGCGAAGCCAGGGGTGCGGTTGTTATTTCCATGAAAAAGGAATGCGCCCTTCACATGGTAGACAAGCTTACCGGCGCGCGCCACGGCGATTTTGATGAAGAAGTCGTGGATGTGATAGGCGAAATTATCAATATTATCGCCGGAAGGGCCAAGCACCGCCTGGAGGAGGAATTTTCCCTGGTTATTTCCCTTCCTTCGATTATCGAAGGAAGCAAACATATCATCCATTGGCCGGGCGAAAGTCCCCGCATTATTTGCATTCCTTTTAAATTGTCATCCGATGAAAACTTTGTTTTATCCGTGACACTGGAAAAGACATAA
- a CDS encoding leucine-rich repeat protein, protein MLEKGTNIFVGFHPDDERLVLPTLEQVRAAGWYNIDIPGLQAEQTAILESIRQSGMVLIFLTKAYVRDQRLMLEEFAYAATVARKPFIPVWLDSLADIQQDYQNRECDPQLLSALEMLTARYSCTSIGKLIAELERFTPDDTPYTPSTPQICDKPCEAYEGDEPYIFISYAHDDAIQVYPKIKELYESGWDLWYDEGIKVTERYLPVIADHVRHCSVFVLMLTNRCLDRPFVMNYELEYARQRGIPIVPVLLEELTPQPWSMENAAQLVKTAIAPDALQMSISSVDLKNCGKRTAVPPAIKQNVVYDVNLPLDMPGFNILVQGDKITITRYVGNDRDVIIPSTATSAEGNITFQVTAIGDYAFTGGSRGISKIMLNIGMISSGMLNDKTKTDKDLLKKCRLLTSITIPDSITSIGQGAFSGCESLESLTIPDNITSIGGFIFFGCRSLKSITIPKNIICIGDYAFSGCKSLKNITIPKGIVSIGDHAFSGCKSLISVVLPDSVTSIGGSAFFNCTSLTEIDIPDSVESIADETFSFCKSLTNLIIPDSVTNIGYKAFCGCNSLKNIILPKDIEIGKETFSYCHQLDAVFNTDKTTIFCGPQNWNSAKPYAIPDGVIIINPGAFSSLSFFSRIIIQILTKCQVIKCRLPDSIIIPDSVTEIGAEAFAGSVNLKSIIIPNSVTNIGDKAFSGCKSLKRVFIPDSVIKIGDDAFSKCKSMKSITISGNVINIGQSAFKECKSLSNVIIPESVKEICAETFSKCSSLKNITIPNSVESVLDNAFAYCISLSSVILPEGITGIDNRVFQGCKSLENIVIPKSITSIGESAFEGCKALKSVTIPENVVSIGEKSFWGCTSLKNAAIPDSVTSIGYKAFRGTPVELSVLERIPVDEVQEQEMEIQEVKKIKPGQLIPKSNETPRAYICCAKWDIEHISTLLAELYWEGFNFYYSKTTVEQEIDDSQCVLAFFSDKTAGSGQAMKKIKYAVQHDPSHIIQVFLGGCTDWPDEIRGKLHDRQAIIQSLCSQQEFSGRIRDSLRKFGCNIGHPRGFDVQKNDNTVEIVKFYPTDFPRLIIPETFFNPPLTLTSIGATAFRNCESLIDVTIPNGVTNIGGINIFSGAFSGCKSLENVNIPDSVLSIGANAFSGCETLININIPESVTSIGDYAFSCCSSLKNIVIPGGISKIADSVFTFCKSLTSIDIPDGIKSIGDSAFSGCKSLRNVNIPNSVTTIGENAFSSCGSLVHVTIPDEVEEIGSGAFNYCMSLKTVIIPEKVKKFGKIAPGFLIFLRNTIAFFDATTTTMVDYDEVFEHCRFLTIYTPLGSKAWKYAKKNNIKHGDYKEAIEYFDKVIKNHRQVSPKDSKKLLELLDVLRKLQVKVYGEENEAVATTYNTIGLAYFRIGDINMALEYAQKSLMMRKKVLGDEHADTAMSYSNMAEVYKSIKDYNMALEVQLKALEIRLSIFPDNYNLLGATYSGAGEIYCCLQKINEAIEYYKKAQQKYRANKPRDFNVLLKVTNKMVELQKQISTEENADIAENYDGIGSLYFGLKEYNKSLQYAIRAFEIRKTIFGEEHIEVIKSLINVGIVYNKIGNYTESLKALKSVLEVGQRTNSLEQLNVALIHDLISKMLTPLVE, encoded by the coding sequence ATGTTGGAAAAAGGTACAAATATTTTTGTAGGTTTCCATCCGGATGACGAAAGACTTGTGTTGCCTACATTGGAACAAGTCCGGGCGGCAGGATGGTACAATATCGACATTCCGGGATTACAAGCCGAGCAAACGGCAATATTGGAGTCTATCCGGCAAAGCGGCATGGTTTTGATATTCCTGACCAAGGCGTATGTACGGGATCAGCGTTTGATGCTTGAAGAATTCGCTTATGCAGCCACCGTTGCGCGAAAACCATTTATCCCCGTCTGGCTGGATAGCCTTGCGGATATACAGCAGGATTACCAAAATAGAGAATGTGATCCGCAACTTCTCAGCGCGTTGGAAATGCTCACAGCAAGATATTCATGTACCTCCATCGGGAAGCTCATTGCCGAGTTGGAACGATTTACTCCTGATGACACACCTTATACACCATCAACCCCACAAATATGCGATAAGCCTTGTGAGGCTTATGAGGGGGATGAGCCGTATATATTCATTAGCTACGCCCATGATGATGCAATACAGGTTTATCCCAAAATAAAGGAATTATATGAATCCGGCTGGGATTTGTGGTACGATGAGGGCATTAAAGTAACGGAACGTTATTTACCCGTTATCGCCGATCATGTCAGGCATTGTTCGGTATTTGTATTAATGCTGACAAACCGTTGCTTGGATAGGCCGTTTGTTATGAATTATGAACTGGAGTATGCCCGGCAACGAGGGATTCCCATTGTTCCGGTTTTATTAGAAGAGTTAACCCCGCAGCCTTGGTCTATGGAAAATGCTGCGCAGCTTGTAAAGACAGCAATAGCACCGGATGCATTACAGATGAGCATAAGCAGTGTTGACCTGAAAAACTGCGGGAAACGTACGGCTGTTCCGCCTGCCATCAAGCAAAATGTAGTATATGACGTTAATTTACCGCTGGATATGCCCGGATTCAATATTCTGGTACAGGGGGATAAGATAACCATTACAAGGTATGTCGGAAATGACAGAGATGTTATTATTCCCAGTACAGCTACATCCGCCGAAGGGAATATAACATTTCAGGTTACTGCTATTGGCGACTATGCCTTTACAGGAGGCAGCAGGGGTATTTCCAAAATTATGTTAAATATTGGCATGATCAGTTCAGGTATGCTCAATGACAAAACGAAAACAGACAAGGATTTACTTAAGAAGTGTAGATTGTTGACAAGTATTACCATTCCCGACAGTATTACCAGTATTGGACAAGGCGCTTTTTCGGGCTGTGAATCGCTGGAAAGTTTAACTATTCCAGACAACATCACAAGTATTGGCGGCTTTATTTTTTTTGGCTGCAGGTCGCTAAAAAGTATAACTATTCCAAAAAACATCATCTGCATTGGAGACTATGCTTTTAGTGGTTGCAAATCACTAAAAAATATAACTATTCCGAAAGGTATCGTCAGCATTGGAGACCATGCTTTTAGTGGTTGCAAATCACTTATTTCTGTTGTTTTGCCGGATAGTGTGACAAGTATAGGCGGTTCTGCTTTTTTTAATTGTACATCATTAACCGAAATTGACATTCCCGATAGCGTTGAAAGCATCGCCGATGAAACTTTTTCATTTTGTAAATCGCTTACAAACCTTATCATCCCAGATAGTGTTACCAATATCGGTTATAAAGCTTTTTGTGGGTGCAATTCTTTAAAAAACATAATTCTCCCCAAGGACATTGAGATTGGCAAAGAAACATTTTCATACTGTCATCAACTGGATGCGGTTTTTAATACCGACAAAACAACCATTTTCTGCGGACCTCAAAACTGGAACTCTGCAAAACCGTATGCCATCCCTGATGGTGTAATAATAATCAACCCAGGTGCTTTTTCAAGTTTGTCATTTTTTTCAAGAATAATCATTCAAATATTAACCAAGTGCCAAGTGATTAAGTGTCGATTACCCGATAGCATAATCATCCCAGACAGTGTTACAGAAATTGGTGCCGAAGCCTTCGCAGGCAGTGTCAATTTAAAGAGCATTATCATCCCCAATAGTGTTACAAACATTGGCGATAAAGCTTTTTCAGGCTGTAAATCCTTAAAAAGAGTTTTTATCCCAGATAGCGTTATTAAAATTGGTGACGATGCCTTTAGTAAATGCAAATCAATGAAGAGTATCACTATTTCGGGCAATGTCATAAATATTGGACAGAGTGCATTCAAAGAATGTAAATCCCTATCAAATGTTATCATCCCAGAAAGTGTTAAGGAGATTTGTGCAGAAACTTTTTCGAAATGCAGTTCGTTGAAAAATATCACTATCCCAAACAGTGTTGAAAGCGTTCTTGACAATGCCTTTGCGTATTGTATATCACTTTCGAGCGTTATCTTACCTGAAGGAATTACAGGTATTGATAATAGGGTTTTTCAGGGATGTAAATCTTTAGAAAACATCGTTATACCGAAAAGTATCACAAGCATTGGAGAAAGTGCTTTTGAGGGTTGTAAGGCACTAAAAAGCGTAACAATACCAGAGAATGTCGTGAGTATTGGTGAAAAATCTTTTTGGGGTTGTACATCATTAAAAAATGCCGCCATACCGGATAGTGTAACGAGTATTGGTTATAAGGCTTTTCGTGGAACCCCGGTGGAATTGTCCGTCCTCGAAAGAATTCCTGTTGATGAAGTTCAAGAACAGGAAATGGAAATACAAGAGGTTAAAAAGATAAAACCCGGACAATTAATTCCAAAAAGCAATGAAACACCGCGAGCATATATATGTTGTGCAAAATGGGATATAGAGCATATTAGTACCTTACTGGCGGAACTCTACTGGGAGGGATTTAATTTTTATTATTCTAAAACTACGGTTGAACAGGAAATTGATGACAGTCAATGTGTTTTGGCATTTTTTTCAGATAAAACCGCAGGATCCGGACAAGCAATGAAAAAAATAAAATATGCGGTACAACATGATCCTTCGCATATCATTCAAGTTTTTTTGGGAGGTTGTACCGATTGGCCTGATGAAATCAGGGGTAAATTGCATGATCGGCAGGCAATAATCCAAAGCCTTTGCTCGCAACAAGAATTTTCCGGAAGAATACGCGACAGTCTGCGGAAGTTTGGATGCAATATTGGACATCCCAGAGGGTTTGATGTGCAAAAAAATGATAACACTGTTGAAATAGTGAAATTTTACCCAACTGATTTTCCACGGCTAATAATACCGGAAACATTTTTTAACCCTCCCTTGACGCTTACAAGTATTGGCGCAACCGCATTTAGGAATTGTGAATCTTTGATAGATGTTACTATCCCAAATGGCGTTACGAACATTGGCGGCATTAATATTTTCAGCGGTGCCTTTTCAGGATGTAAATCATTAGAAAATGTCAACATCCCAGATAGTGTCTTGAGTATTGGTGCAAACGCTTTTTCGGGATGTGAAACGCTGATAAACATCAACATACCGGAAAGTGTCACCAGTATTGGAGACTATGCTTTTAGTTGCTGTAGCTCGCTAAAGAATATTGTCATCCCGGGCGGCATTAGCAAAATTGCCGACAGCGTCTTTACATTCTGCAAATCATTAACAAGCATAGATATCCCTGATGGCATCAAAAGTATTGGTGATTCTGCTTTTTCAGGATGTAAATCACTAAGGAACGTTAATATACCGAATAGCGTCACAACTATTGGGGAAAATGCTTTTTCCAGTTGTGGGTCATTAGTGCACGTCACCATCCCGGATGAAGTCGAAGAAATTGGTAGCGGTGCTTTTAATTATTGTATGTCACTAAAGACTGTTATCATTCCGGAAAAGGTCAAAAAATTTGGCAAAATTGCTCCTGGGTTCTTGATATTTTTAAGAAACACTATCGCCTTCTTTGATGCAACAACCACAACCATGGTTGACTATGATGAGGTGTTTGAACATTGCAGATTTCTGACCATATACACGCCACTAGGCAGCAAGGCCTGGAAATACGCGAAAAAAAATAATATAAAACACGGTGATTATAAAGAAGCCATTGAATATTTTGATAAAGTAATAAAAAATCATCGGCAAGTATCTCCAAAGGATTCGAAAAAGCTGCTGGAATTGCTTGATGTATTGAGGAAGCTGCAAGTCAAGGTATATGGCGAAGAAAACGAGGCAGTTGCTACTACATATAACACTATCGGTTTAGCATACTTCAGAATAGGCGATATAAATATGGCGTTAGAGTATGCGCAAAAATCGTTAATGATGCGAAAGAAGGTTCTTGGTGATGAGCACGCAGATACTGCAATGTCATATTCCAATATGGCCGAGGTATATAAAAGTATAAAAGATTACAATATGGCATTAGAGGTCCAATTAAAAGCATTGGAAATTCGGTTAAGTATTTTCCCGGATAATTATAATTTGTTAGGGGCAACGTATTCAGGTGCTGGGGAAATATATTGTTGCCTACAAAAAATAAATGAGGCAATAGAATATTATAAGAAAGCCCAACAAAAATATAGGGCAAATAAGCCAAGGGATTTCAATGTACTCTTGAAAGTGACAAATAAAATGGTGGAACTGCAAAAACAAATATCTACAGAAGAAAATGCTGATATTGCTGAAAATTATGACGGCATTGGCAGTTTATATTTTGGATTAAAGGAATACAATAAATCCTTACAGTACGCTATACGTGCATTTGAAATTCGCAAAACAATCTTTGGCGAAGAGCATATTGAGGTTATTAAATCATTAATAAATGTGGGAATTGTATATAACAAGATAGGTAACTATACTGAATCGTTGAAAGCATTGAAAAGTGTTTTAGAAGTTGGCCAAAGAACAAATTCATTAGAACAATTGAACGTGGCTTTAATTCATGACCTTATTTCAAAAATGTTGACTCCATTGGTGGAATAA
- a CDS encoding SPFH domain-containing protein translates to MFGFRFVKFEPGLYVFRYKKGRIAAQGEGLSFWYYAPTTSLVAVPVGSADAPFMFAENSSDFQALSIQGQLTFRIADPAKTAKMLNYTVDDHDNYVSDDPQKLPDRLISLVQITVKGAVKKLLLKEAITASDEVAQQAYKALAEHVMVTSLGVEILSVTIAAIKPNPETAKALEAETREAILKESDQAIFQRRNYAVEQERIIRESELNTEIAVENKNREIQETRLETEAQAQRKRLSMEEAQLAFMVQQEERNKELVDLKARNEKIEADTKAYALRELMKVYQEMDVETLKALSNGGLDSGRLMALAFQGIADKAEKIGNLNITPDLLSTIIQQNPQPRPRSDRER, encoded by the coding sequence ATGTTTGGTTTTCGGTTTGTTAAATTTGAGCCGGGCCTTTATGTTTTCAGGTATAAGAAAGGCCGGATCGCTGCCCAGGGGGAGGGGCTTTCATTTTGGTATTACGCGCCTACTACCTCCCTGGTGGCGGTTCCTGTCGGCAGCGCCGACGCCCCCTTTATGTTCGCCGAAAATTCCTCGGACTTTCAGGCACTTTCCATTCAGGGGCAGCTTACCTTCAGGATAGCCGACCCTGCCAAGACAGCGAAGATGCTGAATTACACTGTGGACGATCATGATAATTATGTTTCCGACGATCCCCAGAAACTCCCGGACCGGCTTATCAGCCTGGTGCAGATTACGGTAAAAGGGGCGGTGAAGAAACTTCTCCTTAAAGAGGCCATTACCGCCTCTGACGAGGTAGCCCAGCAGGCTTATAAGGCGCTGGCGGAGCATGTAATGGTTACCAGCCTGGGGGTTGAAATACTTTCGGTGACTATCGCGGCCATCAAACCGAATCCCGAAACTGCCAAGGCCCTGGAAGCGGAGACCCGCGAAGCCATTCTCAAGGAATCGGATCAGGCGATTTTTCAGCGCAGGAATTACGCGGTGGAGCAGGAACGGATCATCCGCGAAAGCGAGCTTAACACGGAAATTGCGGTGGAAAACAAAAACCGGGAAATTCAGGAGACACGGCTCGAAACCGAGGCCCAGGCCCAGCGGAAAAGGCTCTCTATGGAAGAGGCGCAGCTTGCCTTTATGGTTCAGCAGGAAGAGCGGAACAAGGAGCTGGTGGACCTCAAGGCCCGGAACGAAAAAATAGAGGCCGATACCAAAGCCTATGCCCTGCGGGAACTCATGAAGGTCTATCAGGAAATGGATGTGGAAACCCTGAAAGCCCTGTCTAACGGCGGGCTGGATTCGGGCCGCCTCATGGCCCTCGCCTTCCAGGGTATTGCCGACAAAGCGGAAAAAATCGGGAACCTCAATATCACTCCGGATCTGCTTTCTACTATTATACAGCAAAATCCCCAGCCCCGGCCCCGTTCGGATCGGGAACGCTAA
- a CDS encoding tetratricopeptide repeat protein, which produces MHTYKSVYCKLTQKNLKYPHGNQPFRFNPHQKALAICEKVLGKNHPKTAISYNKISCDYSKLGNKKGRRIPS; this is translated from the coding sequence TTGCATACGTACAAAAGTGTATATTGTAAATTAACCCAAAAAAACCTAAAATACCCTCATGGAAACCAGCCTTTTAGATTCAACCCTCATCAAAAAGCTCTGGCTATCTGTGAGAAAGTTCTCGGGAAAAATCATCCTAAGACTGCCATTAGCTATAACAAAATCAGCTGTGATTATTCAAAGCTCGGCAACAAAAAAGGCAGAAGAATTCCATCTTAA
- a CDS encoding ATP-binding protein, translating into MSDTVETLQQRIKELELGYRKKERELVHLQEAQKREKNIALMKADQQAAQTTEEREGDKFLRLLMENSYDLLLLLDQEGRLSYCTKTFLEFLHVSDSNTVIGKNFAELSGVFTGSTLAIELKEALEKAVQKKTLVELTGTRFLNSDNPHEYTVAVLPMINPRREYEGAMLLFHDVTEIEEANRNLKAQRDAITIMQDNLKAGIFLMDKDFVIQGNYSAALEEILVEKDLAGKYFTDLLSFSFSAKEMESVRDYFTMVVNRLVSASKLDSMNPMDELNYVSVTSRQEKTLRCEFASIDQGSGQLFILATITDISRETLLQKQLQQEQQKRESEMRSLFEVIQLDPAIFSEFMSDVVYNSDRITAILKNKDVESSEALIEIYQLVHAIKSDAYILGLEDFGGKLHDLESEIKKLQQDEDTSFSKMLHLVVGVENILAEQDKLEEIIGRIRNFDKEKTLDNVDNMMLESFRQACARISQDLNKQVRFSMEAVDPELLQRIPRREVKEIIIQLIRNAIYHGIELPDERAAKGKDPTGVIDLSMQTKKSTLKIVLKDDGRGLDFNRISEKAERQGLIQKNKENKTLLAQVIFMPGFSTSKDEGAHAGRGMGLSLVRARVKDLHGEIKLQSRLDQGTTFTLLIPFSDQ; encoded by the coding sequence ATGAGTGATACCGTAGAAACCCTGCAGCAGCGGATCAAAGAACTGGAGCTTGGGTACCGCAAAAAAGAGCGCGAACTTGTCCATTTGCAGGAAGCTCAAAAACGGGAAAAAAACATTGCCCTCATGAAGGCGGATCAGCAGGCCGCCCAAACTACGGAAGAACGGGAAGGGGACAAATTCTTAAGGCTGCTCATGGAAAACAGCTATGACCTCCTGCTGCTTTTGGATCAAGAGGGAAGGCTTTCTTATTGCACCAAAACCTTTCTTGAATTCCTGCACGTAAGCGACAGTAATACAGTTATTGGAAAAAACTTTGCGGAATTGTCAGGTGTTTTTACCGGCAGCACTCTTGCTATAGAACTCAAAGAAGCATTGGAAAAGGCGGTACAAAAGAAAACCCTTGTCGAACTTACGGGCACCCGTTTTCTTAATTCTGACAATCCCCATGAATATACAGTCGCGGTGCTGCCCATGATTAATCCCCGGAGAGAGTACGAAGGCGCCATGCTTCTTTTCCACGATGTCACGGAAATAGAAGAAGCCAATCGTAATCTTAAAGCCCAACGGGATGCCATAACCATTATGCAGGACAATCTCAAAGCGGGGATTTTCCTTATGGACAAGGATTTTGTCATTCAGGGCAATTATTCTGCGGCCCTGGAAGAAATATTGGTAGAGAAAGATCTGGCGGGGAAGTATTTTACGGACCTTCTCTCCTTTTCGTTCAGTGCCAAGGAAATGGAAAGCGTACGGGATTATTTTACCATGGTGGTGAACCGTTTGGTGAGCGCAAGCAAACTCGACAGCATGAATCCCATGGATGAGCTGAATTATGTCAGCGTTACATCGCGCCAGGAAAAAACCCTGCGCTGTGAATTTGCTTCTATCGACCAGGGCAGTGGGCAGCTGTTTATTCTTGCAACCATTACCGATATTTCCCGGGAAACGCTGCTGCAGAAACAGCTTCAGCAGGAGCAGCAGAAAAGGGAATCGGAAATGCGGTCCCTCTTTGAGGTTATCCAGCTGGACCCCGCTATTTTCAGCGAATTCATGTCCGATGTGGTATACAATTCCGACCGCATCACTGCCATCCTCAAGAACAAGGATGTTGAATCAAGCGAAGCGCTGATAGAGATATACCAGCTGGTGCATGCGATAAAATCCGATGCGTATATCCTGGGCCTGGAAGATTTCGGCGGCAAACTGCATGACCTGGAATCGGAAATAAAAAAATTGCAGCAGGATGAAGACACCAGCTTTTCGAAAATGCTTCATCTGGTAGTCGGCGTGGAAAATATACTTGCGGAACAGGACAAGCTTGAGGAAATCATTGGGCGCATACGGAACTTTGACAAGGAAAAAACCCTCGACAATGTTGATAATATGATGCTTGAATCCTTCAGGCAGGCCTGCGCCCGTATTTCCCAGGATCTGAACAAGCAGGTACGCTTCAGCATGGAAGCAGTGGACCCGGAGCTTCTGCAAAGGATACCCCGGAGGGAAGTCAAAGAAATAATCATACAGCTTATCCGCAACGCCATATATCACGGTATAGAGCTGCCGGATGAACGGGCGGCCAAGGGGAAGGACCCCACAGGCGTGATAGACCTTTCCATGCAGACTAAAAAAAGCACGCTTAAAATCGTTCTCAAAGACGACGGCCGGGGCCTTGATTTTAACCGCATCAGCGAAAAAGCAGAACGGCAGGGCCTCATCCAGAAAAACAAAGAAAATAAAACCCTCCTGGCCCAGGTAATTTTTATGCCCGGATTCAGCACCTCCAAAGATGAAGGCGCCCATGCAGGCCGGGGCATGGGATTGAGCCTCGTCCGGGCCCGGGTCAAGGATCTTCACGGAGAAATAAAACTGCAAAGCCGTTTGGATCAGGGCACGACATTCACACTTTTAATTCCATTCTCGGACCAGTAG